One region of Aphelocoma coerulescens isolate FSJ_1873_10779 chromosome 12, UR_Acoe_1.0, whole genome shotgun sequence genomic DNA includes:
- the CRBN gene encoding protein cereblon isoform X2: MAAEDRGGEPRDNMGNHLQLVPESEEEDDNEMEVEDQDSKEAEKPNIINFDTSLPTSHVYLGSDMEEFHGRTVHDDDSCQVIPVLPRVMVMLIPGQTLPLQLFRPQEVSMVRNLIQKDRTFAVLAYSNAHEREAQFGTTAEIYAYREEQEYGVETVKVKAIGRQRFKVLEIRTQSDGIQQAKVQILPERVLPPTMSAVQLQSLSRCHVVPSSKPTSWQDRAIRQWWQKYQKRKFHCASLTSWPPWLYSLYDAETLMERVKRQLHEWDENLKDESLPSNPVDFSYRVAACLPIDDALRIQLLKIGSAVQRLRCELDIMNKCTSLCCKQCQDTEITTKNEIFSLSLCGPMAAYVNPHGYIHETLTVYKACNLSLSGRPSTEHSWFPGYAWTIAQCRICGSHMGWKFTATRKELSPPKFWGLTRSALLPRIPEGDGEEDSERGRSPLLCL; this comes from the exons ATGGCCGCCGAGGACCGAGGCGGAGAGCCCCGAGATAACATGGGGAACCACCTCCAGCTGGTGCCCG AGAGCGAGGAAGAGGATGACAATGAAATGGAAGTGGAAGACCAAGATAGTAAAGAAGCTGAGAAGCCAAACATCATTAATTTTGATACCAGTTTGCCCACATCACATGTG TACCTGGGCTCGGACATGGAGGAGTTCCACGGGAGGACAGTGCACGATGATGACAGCTGCCAGGTGAtccccgtgctgccccgggtGATGGTGATGCTGATCCCCGGCCAGACGCTGCCGCTGCAGCTCTTCCGCCCCCAAGAGGTTAGCATGGTGCGGAATTTAATTCAGAAAGACAGAACCTTTGCTGTCCTTGCATACAG TAATGCTCATGAGAGGGAAGCACAGTTTGGAACGACAGCAGAAATCTATGCCTACAGAGAAGAGCAGGAATATGGAGTTGAAACAGTCAAGGTGAAAGCAATAGGAAGACAAAGGTTCAAGGTGCTTGAAATAAGAACACAGTCAGATGG AATCCAGCAGGCTAAAGTACAAATCCTCCCTGAGAGAGTGCTGCCTCCCACCATgtcagcagtgcagctgcagtCTCTCAGCAGGTGCCATGTGGTTCCCTCTTCCAAACCCACTTCCTGGCAGGACAGAGCCATTCGGCAGTGGTGGCAGAAGTACCAAAAG AGGAAGTTCCACTGTGCCAGTTTGACATCTTGGCCCCCCTGGCTCTACTCTCTCTATGATGCT GAAACCTTGATGGAAAGAGTCAAGAGGCAGCTCCATGAGTGGGATGAAAACCTTAAAGATGAATCTCTTCCATCAAACCCAGTAG ATTTTTCTTACAGAGttgctgcctgcctgcccaTTGATGATGCTTTACGTATCCAGTTGCTCAAAATaggcagtgctgtgcagagGCTCCGCTGTGAGTTAGATATCATGAACAAA TGTACATCTCTCTGTTGTAAGCAATGCCAAGACACAGAAATAACTACCAAGAATGAAATATTCAG CTTGTCCTTGTGTGGGCCCATGGCAGCCTATGTGAATCCCCATGGATACATCCATGAAACCCTCACTGTATATAAAGCCTGCAACCTGAGCCTCAGTGGTCGGCCCTCAACAGAGCACAGCTGGTTTCCTGG GTACGCCTGGACCATCGCCCAGTGCAGGATCTGCGGGAGCCACATGGGctggaagttcacggccaccaGGAAGGAGCTGTCCCCGCCCAAGTTCTGGGGGCTGACGCGCTCGGCGCTGCTGCCGCGCATTCCCGAGGGCGACGGAGAGGAGGACTCGGAGCGCGGCCGCTCGCCGCTGCTGTGCCTCTGA
- the CRBN gene encoding protein cereblon isoform X1, protein MAAEDRGGEPRDNMGNHLQLVPVESEEEDDNEMEVEDQDSKEAEKPNIINFDTSLPTSHVYLGSDMEEFHGRTVHDDDSCQVIPVLPRVMVMLIPGQTLPLQLFRPQEVSMVRNLIQKDRTFAVLAYSNAHEREAQFGTTAEIYAYREEQEYGVETVKVKAIGRQRFKVLEIRTQSDGIQQAKVQILPERVLPPTMSAVQLQSLSRCHVVPSSKPTSWQDRAIRQWWQKYQKRKFHCASLTSWPPWLYSLYDAETLMERVKRQLHEWDENLKDESLPSNPVDFSYRVAACLPIDDALRIQLLKIGSAVQRLRCELDIMNKCTSLCCKQCQDTEITTKNEIFSLSLCGPMAAYVNPHGYIHETLTVYKACNLSLSGRPSTEHSWFPGYAWTIAQCRICGSHMGWKFTATRKELSPPKFWGLTRSALLPRIPEGDGEEDSERGRSPLLCL, encoded by the exons ATGGCCGCCGAGGACCGAGGCGGAGAGCCCCGAGATAACATGGGGAACCACCTCCAGCTGGTGCCCG TAGAGAGCGAGGAAGAGGATGACAATGAAATGGAAGTGGAAGACCAAGATAGTAAAGAAGCTGAGAAGCCAAACATCATTAATTTTGATACCAGTTTGCCCACATCACATGTG TACCTGGGCTCGGACATGGAGGAGTTCCACGGGAGGACAGTGCACGATGATGACAGCTGCCAGGTGAtccccgtgctgccccgggtGATGGTGATGCTGATCCCCGGCCAGACGCTGCCGCTGCAGCTCTTCCGCCCCCAAGAGGTTAGCATGGTGCGGAATTTAATTCAGAAAGACAGAACCTTTGCTGTCCTTGCATACAG TAATGCTCATGAGAGGGAAGCACAGTTTGGAACGACAGCAGAAATCTATGCCTACAGAGAAGAGCAGGAATATGGAGTTGAAACAGTCAAGGTGAAAGCAATAGGAAGACAAAGGTTCAAGGTGCTTGAAATAAGAACACAGTCAGATGG AATCCAGCAGGCTAAAGTACAAATCCTCCCTGAGAGAGTGCTGCCTCCCACCATgtcagcagtgcagctgcagtCTCTCAGCAGGTGCCATGTGGTTCCCTCTTCCAAACCCACTTCCTGGCAGGACAGAGCCATTCGGCAGTGGTGGCAGAAGTACCAAAAG AGGAAGTTCCACTGTGCCAGTTTGACATCTTGGCCCCCCTGGCTCTACTCTCTCTATGATGCT GAAACCTTGATGGAAAGAGTCAAGAGGCAGCTCCATGAGTGGGATGAAAACCTTAAAGATGAATCTCTTCCATCAAACCCAGTAG ATTTTTCTTACAGAGttgctgcctgcctgcccaTTGATGATGCTTTACGTATCCAGTTGCTCAAAATaggcagtgctgtgcagagGCTCCGCTGTGAGTTAGATATCATGAACAAA TGTACATCTCTCTGTTGTAAGCAATGCCAAGACACAGAAATAACTACCAAGAATGAAATATTCAG CTTGTCCTTGTGTGGGCCCATGGCAGCCTATGTGAATCCCCATGGATACATCCATGAAACCCTCACTGTATATAAAGCCTGCAACCTGAGCCTCAGTGGTCGGCCCTCAACAGAGCACAGCTGGTTTCCTGG GTACGCCTGGACCATCGCCCAGTGCAGGATCTGCGGGAGCCACATGGGctggaagttcacggccaccaGGAAGGAGCTGTCCCCGCCCAAGTTCTGGGGGCTGACGCGCTCGGCGCTGCTGCCGCGCATTCCCGAGGGCGACGGAGAGGAGGACTCGGAGCGCGGCCGCTCGCCGCTGCTGTGCCTCTGA